A single region of the Syntrophomonadaceae bacterium genome encodes:
- the rho gene encoding transcription termination factor Rho has translation MNANELESKTLAELYVTAKELNMTGYSRLRKKELIFEILKKKTEKDGALVTQGVLEILPEGYGFLRPFGYLPSGDDIYVSPSQIRRFDLRTGDRVGGLVRPPKDMERYFALLRVETVNNENPETSPYRLHFDGLTPIYPNERLTLETQQKDLACRIIDLIAPVGKGQRGMIVSPPKAGKTVLMVRIANAIAANYPEIELMILLIDERPEEVTDIERSVKAEVISSTFDEPPESHIKVADMVLERAKRLVEHKRDVVILMDSLTRLARAHNLVVPPSGKTLSGGVDPTSLYKPKRFFGAARRVEEGGSLTILATALVETGSRMDDVIFEEFKGTGNMELILDRKLAERRIFPALDVKRSGTRREELLLSKEELELMWHFRRITHASGPAEVSEMLLDAMRKTKTNKDLLRALPQLFS, from the coding sequence TTGAATGCTAACGAATTAGAAAGCAAAACCCTGGCAGAACTTTATGTGACTGCCAAAGAACTTAACATGACCGGTTATTCCCGTCTGCGCAAAAAAGAACTCATTTTCGAAATCTTAAAGAAGAAAACCGAAAAGGACGGCGCACTGGTGACCCAGGGTGTGCTGGAGATCCTGCCAGAGGGCTATGGTTTCTTGCGTCCCTTCGGTTATCTGCCAAGCGGCGATGACATCTATGTATCTCCATCCCAGATCCGCCGCTTCGATTTGCGGACCGGGGACCGGGTCGGAGGATTAGTCAGGCCCCCCAAAGACATGGAGCGCTATTTCGCCCTCCTCAGGGTGGAAACAGTTAATAATGAAAACCCGGAAACCTCGCCCTACCGGCTCCATTTTGACGGCCTCACCCCGATCTATCCCAATGAACGCCTCACCCTGGAAACCCAGCAAAAAGACCTGGCCTGCCGGATCATTGACCTGATTGCTCCTGTGGGCAAGGGCCAGCGCGGCATGATCGTTTCTCCGCCAAAAGCGGGCAAAACAGTTTTAATGGTTAGAATTGCCAATGCAATTGCGGCTAACTATCCGGAGATCGAGTTGATGATCCTTCTAATCGACGAGCGGCCGGAAGAAGTGACTGACATTGAGCGTTCAGTGAAGGCCGAGGTGATCAGCTCCACCTTTGACGAGCCGCCGGAAAGCCATATCAAAGTCGCGGACATGGTTTTGGAGCGGGCCAAGCGGCTGGTTGAGCATAAACGGGACGTGGTGATCCTGATGGACAGCCTGACCAGGCTGGCCAGGGCCCATAATCTGGTTGTGCCACCCAGCGGCAAGACCTTGTCAGGGGGTGTTGACCCCACCTCTTTGTATAAGCCAAAGCGTTTCTTCGGCGCCGCCCGACGGGTTGAAGAAGGCGGCAGCCTGACCATCCTGGCCACCGCCCTGGTAGAGACGGGAAGCAGAATGGATGATGTTATTTTTGAGGAGTTCAAAGGCACCGGGAATATGGAGCTGATCCTGGACCGGAAACTGGCCGAGCGGCGGATTTTTCCGGCTTTGGACGTCAAACGTTCCGGCACCCGCCGGGAGGAACTGCTCTTATCAAAGGAAGAACTGGAGCTGATGTGGCACTTTCGCCGGATTACCCATGCCTCCGGCCCGGCGGAGGTGTCGGAAATGCTGTTGGATGCTATGCGCAAAACCAAGACCAACAAAGACCTCTTGCGGGCTTTACCCCAGCTTTTTAGCTAA
- a CDS encoding TetR/AcrR family transcriptional regulator, protein MREGQPGRGEGEKRQQILEAALTVFARDGFHKAKVEDIALVAGVGKGTVYHYFSGKHELFQAMLEMSLGKYRTLMRAEPGGAGSFRQRLESLLAAHLEFVWQHRKMAQLLLTDNRPLPEKIYRFMWQERRRMRVNMIRMLKQGMLTGEIRPFDPRLASLVVLGLFVSLGSQLAFGSETKDRDQLAAGAVQVLMAGLANKSVSIN, encoded by the coding sequence ATGAGAGAAGGCCAGCCAGGCAGGGGAGAAGGCGAAAAACGGCAGCAGATCTTGGAAGCAGCTCTAACGGTGTTTGCCCGGGATGGTTTCCACAAGGCTAAAGTTGAGGATATCGCTCTGGTTGCCGGAGTGGGAAAAGGCACGGTTTATCATTACTTTTCCGGCAAACACGAGCTGTTTCAGGCCATGCTGGAAATGTCCCTGGGCAAGTACCGGACCCTGATGCGGGCAGAACCAGGAGGTGCCGGCAGTTTCCGCCAGCGGCTAGAATCCTTATTGGCAGCCCATTTGGAATTTGTCTGGCAGCATCGGAAGATGGCCCAGCTTTTGCTGACAGATAACAGGCCGTTGCCGGAAAAAATTTACCGCTTTATGTGGCAAGAGCGCCGCAGGATGAGGGTTAATATGATCAGGATGTTAAAACAGGGGATGCTCACCGGAGAAATCCGTCCGTTTGATCCCAGGCTGGCCAGTCTGGTTGTCCTCGGACTGTTCGTGTCCTTAGGGAGCCAACTGGCATTCGGGTCTGAAACCAAAGACCGGGATCAGCTTGCCGCAGGCGCTGTGCAAGTGCTGATGGCCGGTCTGGCCAACAAATCAGTAAGTATAAACTGA
- a CDS encoding M23 family metallopeptidase has product MDTDYWIRRVRAALLAAVAAGLVLLAVGVPPAHGRWVTDVYDSWRKPPTPMPLRAPEAQNQAASVYYRVQPGDTLWSIARIKGLTAEELAAANRLTLQNNIFAGQYLQIPGSLQTKHRVRQGDTLWHIANTYGVEMEQIVQSNSLRRPDRLALGQKLTIPVVGSQRRETVLAVSRSVGRMIWPVAGVITSRFGPRSGGFHHGLDIAADIGQPVRAASAGEVIFSGWKNSIYGRIVMVDHGGGYRTLYAHNSINLVQVGDSVQAGQVIAQVGATGRATGPHVHFEVYQAGKIRDPLRFLQR; this is encoded by the coding sequence ATGGATACAGACTATTGGATACGCAGGGTCAGGGCGGCATTGCTGGCAGCAGTCGCGGCAGGTTTGGTGCTGCTGGCAGTGGGAGTGCCTCCGGCCCATGGCAGGTGGGTGACAGATGTCTACGATTCGTGGCGGAAACCACCCACACCCATGCCGCTGAGGGCACCTGAGGCTCAAAACCAGGCAGCTTCTGTCTATTACCGGGTCCAACCAGGCGATACCCTTTGGAGCATCGCCAGGATCAAGGGCCTGACGGCAGAAGAACTGGCGGCCGCTAACCGCCTGACCCTGCAGAATAACATCTTTGCTGGTCAATACCTGCAAATTCCAGGTTCCTTGCAAACAAAACACCGGGTTCGCCAGGGAGATACCCTCTGGCACATTGCCAACACCTACGGGGTGGAAATGGAACAGATTGTCCAGTCAAACAGCCTCAGGCGGCCGGACCGCCTGGCTCTGGGCCAGAAACTTACGATTCCTGTAGTTGGCAGTCAAAGGCGCGAAACAGTCCTGGCGGTTTCCCGGAGTGTCGGCAGGATGATCTGGCCGGTGGCGGGGGTGATTACCTCCCGCTTTGGTCCCCGTTCCGGCGGTTTCCATCATGGATTGGATATCGCGGCTGATATCGGGCAACCAGTAAGGGCTGCCTCAGCCGGTGAGGTCATTTTCTCCGGCTGGAAAAACAGCATCTACGGCCGGATCGTCATGGTGGACCACGGCGGAGGTTATCGGACCCTTTATGCTCATAACTCAATCAATCTGGTGCAAGTAGGAGACTCTGTGCAGGCTGGGCAGGTCATTGCCCAGGTGGGTGCCACCGGCAGAGCAACCGGGCCCCACGTGCACTTTGAGGTCTATCAGGCTGGAAAAATAAGGGACCCCTTGCGCTTTCTCCAGCGTTAG
- a CDS encoding TolC family protein, which translates to MGKAIMIFLLLAVLAVGSASPALLAGSKPPALTLSLAAAKDLALSQNPQAELSRLGVNKAQVKLEEANSRADQLEKQEDLIGANYDTARGRYVAPRAAEMELNLARQNEVFQANLLKFTVESHYYGLLKAKAAQELAQAALERAKEQLRLAEAGSRAGTVAKGEILGAKVLVAAAETETLAANNGYRIAMMRLNKTLGFPLEQELALSDKFQFQAIKAELTDVLPKARDFDPQLMLAKEMVAVQEVNLQQARRFFTPNVYAYRQAEYDLAEARAKLTRQEQELEFAVRQSLLNLEAAAGAYRVLEQNLEAAREHLRVANLKLTAGVGTRIEAQRAAEELQRVENRMLEALTNYNLAATAIEHLIFEAGSPADGGGSR; encoded by the coding sequence ATGGGAAAAGCTATCATGATCTTTTTATTACTGGCAGTGCTGGCTGTTGGCTCTGCCAGCCCGGCCCTCCTGGCCGGCAGCAAACCCCCGGCACTTACCCTGTCTTTGGCGGCCGCCAAAGACCTGGCTCTAAGCCAAAACCCTCAGGCGGAATTGAGCCGGCTGGGGGTTAATAAGGCACAGGTAAAGCTGGAAGAGGCCAACTCCAGGGCAGACCAGCTGGAAAAACAGGAAGACCTGATCGGAGCCAATTACGACACGGCCAGGGGCCGTTATGTCGCTCCCCGGGCCGCTGAAATGGAGCTTAACCTGGCCCGGCAGAATGAGGTCTTTCAGGCCAATCTGCTAAAATTTACGGTCGAGAGCCACTATTACGGCCTTTTAAAAGCTAAGGCGGCACAGGAACTGGCTCAGGCTGCCCTGGAGCGGGCCAAAGAACAGCTGCGACTGGCTGAAGCCGGATCAAGAGCCGGCACTGTTGCCAAAGGAGAAATCCTGGGGGCGAAGGTTTTGGTTGCAGCGGCCGAAACCGAAACTCTGGCCGCCAACAACGGTTACCGGATCGCCATGATGCGGCTGAACAAAACCCTGGGCTTTCCTTTGGAACAGGAGCTGGCCTTAAGCGATAAGTTTCAGTTTCAGGCGATCAAGGCCGAACTCACAGACGTTCTGCCAAAGGCCCGGGATTTCGACCCCCAGCTGATGCTGGCCAAAGAGATGGTTGCCGTGCAGGAAGTGAATTTACAGCAAGCCAGGCGCTTTTTTACACCCAATGTCTATGCTTATCGCCAGGCGGAGTACGACTTGGCGGAAGCCAGGGCCAAATTAACCCGGCAGGAGCAGGAGCTGGAGTTTGCGGTGCGTCAATCCCTCCTGAACCTGGAAGCTGCCGCCGGCGCCTACCGGGTCCTGGAGCAGAACCTGGAAGCTGCCCGGGAACACCTGCGGGTAGCCAACTTGAAACTTACAGCCGGGGTGGGCACCAGGATCGAGGCCCAAAGGGCGGCCGAGGAACTGCAAAGGGTAGAGAACAGGATGCTGGAAGCCTTGACCAATTACAACCTGGCGGCCACAGCTATTGAGCACTTAATCTTTGAAGCCGGTTCCCCGGCTGACGGCGGTGGATCTCGATGA
- a CDS encoding efflux RND transporter permease subunit, whose protein sequence is MNFANFSVNRPIAVIMLILIVLLLGMVSLQSLTIDLFPELNLPWAVVITDYAGAGPQEIETMVTRPLESVLGTVSNISEINSFSMVGTSVVALEFNWGTDMNFATLEMREKIDLVERALPEDTRAPIVFKMDPQLMPVIQLAVTGDMQMAELRSIVEEVIKPRLERAAGVASVTLRGGFRPELQVNLAPEKLAAYRLSISQVVQALQMGNLDASGGQVAKGDQELLVRVMGRLQNPAEAKEIVVFTPDGAAVKLKDLAEVVKGYRDQDTFTYLDKSPSIGLDINKKSDANTVQAVQEVRQVVRDLERVLPANIKITSIYDQAFFIERTIANITSFILTGGILAMLVLFFFLRSFRTTMVIALSMPISIIATFILIYFSGLSLNMMTLGGLALGVGMMVDSSIVVLENIYRRRQLGLDAKNAAITGTADVVNPLIAATLTTVAVFLPIVFVQGMASQLFKSMALTVSFSLLASILVSLTLVPMFASRMLNGRVGQTQPGNGIRQKILQISSKWQENLNSLYGRVLVWALAKRRLVVGGVTAAFIASLGLVPFVGTEFLPRMDIGMISVEIKLPRGTAIEHTGKIAGKVEEFLIAQPEIASVYTVLGSAGGGMGELGGGSSENANILATLAPLAERDRPTRAVAAAVNAETMKIPGAAITVTEMDAYGGMGAAMYPIELVIKGDDLDILAQLAGLVKDIVARVPGTKDVKTSLEEGRPELQVLIDRELAAAYGISAAQVTGTVRAAVQGQVATQLRQGGKEIDVRVRLPEGARSNPSHLEQLMVASPLGFQVPLKELARLEVHEGPQQIERRDQTATVTVTSNLAGRSLGEVMLEIEESLAGFSLPPGYLLDMGGQAQEMQESFGDLTLALLMAIALVYMIMAAQFESLFHPLVIMFTMPTAVIGVILALAVTGRTFGITAFIGVILLAGIVVNNAIILIDYINTLRRQGMSREEAIKTAGPIRLRPILMTALTTILGLFPLALGFGEGAEAQAPLATVVIGGMVFSTFLTLVLIPVVYTLLEDLGQRLGVFIRRKTGADGHFSVSGRRS, encoded by the coding sequence ATGAATTTTGCTAATTTCTCGGTTAACCGCCCGATTGCCGTCATCATGCTCATCCTGATCGTGTTGTTGCTGGGGATGGTCTCTTTGCAGAGCCTGACCATCGATCTCTTTCCTGAACTAAACCTGCCCTGGGCGGTAGTGATCACCGACTATGCCGGGGCCGGCCCGCAAGAAATAGAAACCATGGTTACCCGGCCCCTGGAGTCGGTTTTGGGGACTGTGAGCAACATCAGCGAGATCAATTCTTTTTCCATGGTGGGCACTTCAGTGGTGGCTTTAGAATTTAACTGGGGCACAGACATGAATTTTGCCACCTTGGAGATGCGGGAAAAGATTGATCTGGTGGAAAGGGCTTTGCCGGAGGACACCAGGGCGCCGATCGTATTTAAAATGGACCCCCAGTTAATGCCGGTGATCCAGCTCGCCGTTACCGGCGACATGCAGATGGCGGAATTGAGAAGCATTGTGGAGGAAGTGATCAAGCCCCGCCTGGAACGGGCGGCAGGAGTGGCCTCGGTCACACTTAGGGGGGGCTTCCGTCCGGAGCTGCAGGTAAACCTGGCGCCGGAAAAACTGGCAGCCTACCGCCTGTCCATCAGCCAGGTAGTCCAGGCCCTGCAGATGGGCAACCTGGACGCTTCGGGCGGGCAGGTAGCAAAGGGTGACCAGGAGCTGTTGGTCCGGGTGATGGGCCGCCTGCAGAACCCGGCAGAGGCTAAAGAGATAGTGGTCTTTACTCCTGACGGCGCGGCTGTCAAGTTAAAAGATCTGGCAGAAGTAGTGAAAGGCTACCGGGATCAGGACACCTTTACCTACCTGGACAAAAGCCCCAGCATCGGTCTTGATATCAATAAAAAAAGTGATGCCAATACGGTGCAGGCGGTGCAGGAGGTAAGGCAGGTGGTCAGGGACCTGGAGCGGGTCTTGCCTGCGAACATTAAAATCACCAGCATTTATGACCAGGCCTTCTTTATCGAGCGGACAATCGCCAATATCACCTCCTTCATCCTCACGGGCGGAATCTTGGCGATGCTGGTGCTTTTCTTCTTCCTCCGCAGTTTCCGGACGACCATGGTGATAGCTTTATCTATGCCCATTTCAATTATCGCCACCTTTATTCTAATCTATTTCAGCGGGCTCAGCCTCAACATGATGACCCTGGGGGGGCTGGCTCTGGGGGTGGGGATGATGGTGGACAGCTCCATCGTTGTGTTAGAAAACATCTATCGCCGCCGCCAGCTGGGGTTGGATGCCAAAAATGCAGCGATAACAGGGACGGCAGATGTAGTCAATCCGCTTATTGCCGCTACCCTGACTACCGTGGCGGTATTTTTGCCGATTGTCTTTGTGCAGGGCATGGCTTCCCAGCTTTTCAAGTCGATGGCCTTAACAGTTTCCTTTTCCCTCTTAGCTTCAATTTTAGTTTCCCTGACCCTGGTCCCCATGTTTGCCTCCCGGATGCTAAACGGGAGAGTAGGGCAAACACAGCCTGGCAACGGCATCAGACAAAAGATTTTACAGATTAGCAGCAAATGGCAGGAAAATTTAAACAGCCTTTACGGGCGGGTATTGGTTTGGGCTTTGGCCAAAAGGCGGCTGGTTGTCGGCGGGGTAACGGCGGCCTTTATCGCCAGCCTGGGACTGGTTCCCTTTGTGGGGACCGAGTTTCTGCCCCGGATGGATATCGGCATGATATCTGTTGAAATCAAGCTTCCCCGCGGCACCGCCATCGAACATACCGGCAAGATTGCCGGCAAAGTAGAAGAGTTTTTAATAGCGCAGCCGGAAATCGCCAGTGTTTACACTGTCCTGGGCAGCGCCGGCGGCGGGATGGGCGAATTAGGCGGCGGCAGCAGCGAAAACGCGAACATCCTGGCTACCCTGGCGCCCCTTGCCGAGCGAGACCGGCCAACCCGGGCGGTGGCAGCCGCTGTAAACGCGGAAACAATGAAAATTCCCGGCGCTGCGATTACCGTTACCGAAATGGATGCCTATGGGGGCATGGGGGCGGCCATGTACCCGATCGAGCTGGTGATCAAGGGGGATGACCTGGACATCCTGGCCCAGTTGGCGGGGCTGGTGAAAGATATTGTTGCCAGGGTCCCCGGAACCAAAGATGTGAAAACAAGCCTGGAGGAAGGGCGCCCGGAGCTGCAAGTGCTGATCGACCGGGAGCTGGCAGCGGCCTACGGGATTTCCGCGGCCCAGGTGACCGGTACGGTGCGGGCTGCCGTCCAGGGCCAGGTGGCTACCCAGCTGCGCCAGGGTGGCAAAGAAATTGACGTGCGGGTGCGCCTACCGGAGGGGGCCCGTTCTAATCCCAGCCACCTGGAGCAGTTAATGGTGGCATCCCCGCTGGGTTTTCAAGTGCCGCTAAAAGAGCTGGCCAGACTGGAAGTGCATGAGGGACCGCAGCAAATTGAACGCCGGGACCAGACCGCTACCGTGACCGTGACCTCTAACCTGGCGGGACGATCTCTAGGCGAGGTAATGCTAGAAATTGAAGAGAGCCTGGCCGGCTTCAGCCTGCCACCAGGGTATCTGCTGGATATGGGCGGGCAGGCCCAGGAGATGCAGGAATCCTTCGGCGATCTGACCTTAGCCTTATTGATGGCCATCGCCCTGGTTTATATGATCATGGCGGCCCAGTTCGAATCCCTTTTCCATCCACTGGTGATCATGTTCACCATGCCAACGGCTGTTATTGGCGTGATCCTGGCCTTGGCGGTAACCGGCCGGACCTTTGGCATTACAGCCTTTATCGGGGTAATCCTCCTGGCCGGTATAGTGGTAAACAATGCCATTATTTTGATTGACTACATCAATACCCTGCGCAGGCAGGGCATGAGCCGGGAAGAAGCTATTAAAACCGCCGGCCCCATCCGCCTGCGCCCCATCTTGATGACTGCCCTGACTACCATCCTGGGGTTATTCCCCCTGGCCCTGGGCTTTGGCGAGGGAGCGGAAGCCCAGGCTCCCCTGGCCACGGTGGTGATCGGCGGCATGGTCTTCTCTACCTTCCTGACCCTGGTCTTGATCCCGGTGGTCTATACCCTCCTGGAAGATTTAGGGCAGCGGCTCGGCGTTTTTATCAGAAGAAAAACCGGCGCCGACGGCCATTTCTCGGTATCCGGTCGTAGGTCGTAA
- a CDS encoding efflux RND transporter periplasmic adaptor subunit, whose translation MKKKVLVSWCLIGLGLLLVTGCGPGKEIRAEAEISKPVTVKAVTRGEVKLVHTVSGRVGPASEVQVVPKIGGKVAAAAVNVGDAVSPGQVLIRLDTADLAVQVRQAEAAVAVAAANLNNLLAGTRPEQLAQAQAGLQAAKAGLENARANHDNILANLERMRYLYDQGAIARQQLEASETQGRVAAGGLIQAEAQLIQAKEALRMAEAGPTTEILDVARAQLKQAEAGLLLARNHLANSVITAPVAGRVNARHVEEGEMAGPAMPVVTLLRQGPEVVEFEVTEAHVNYLSPGQELPVRIRAATENTLQGRVKTVSLAADPRTRSYQARVEIISGQAAVRPGMTAAIDIPIERKTGVLAVPLSAVLERGGRNIAFVVKDNRAEIRELSLGVADHQTVEVVTGLNEGELLVVAGQQLLSGNDLVAIQEGGRQP comes from the coding sequence GTGAAAAAAAAGGTATTGGTGAGCTGGTGTTTAATCGGGCTGGGCCTGCTTCTGGTGACAGGTTGCGGCCCAGGGAAGGAGATCCGTGCCGAGGCGGAAATTTCCAAGCCGGTGACGGTAAAAGCCGTGACCAGGGGAGAGGTAAAACTGGTCCATACGGTCAGCGGGCGCGTAGGCCCGGCATCGGAAGTGCAAGTGGTGCCGAAGATAGGGGGCAAAGTGGCCGCAGCGGCTGTAAACGTAGGGGATGCAGTCAGCCCGGGCCAAGTCTTGATCAGGCTCGACACTGCGGATCTTGCGGTTCAGGTCAGGCAGGCAGAAGCGGCAGTGGCGGTTGCAGCGGCGAATTTAAATAACCTTTTGGCGGGAACCAGGCCGGAACAGCTGGCACAGGCTCAAGCCGGCCTGCAGGCAGCCAAGGCAGGTCTGGAAAATGCCAGGGCTAACCATGACAACATCCTGGCTAACCTGGAACGCATGCGCTACTTGTACGATCAGGGAGCGATCGCCAGGCAGCAGTTAGAGGCAAGCGAGACCCAGGGGCGGGTAGCCGCCGGGGGCCTGATTCAGGCTGAAGCCCAGTTAATACAGGCTAAAGAGGCTTTGCGCATGGCTGAGGCCGGTCCAACCACAGAAATTCTCGACGTTGCCAGGGCCCAGCTGAAGCAAGCGGAAGCAGGCCTTCTATTAGCCAGGAATCATCTGGCAAACAGCGTCATCACGGCTCCGGTTGCCGGCCGGGTCAATGCCAGGCACGTGGAGGAGGGGGAAATGGCGGGTCCGGCTATGCCCGTAGTTACTTTGCTGCGCCAGGGACCGGAGGTTGTGGAATTCGAGGTCACCGAAGCCCATGTTAATTATTTATCACCCGGGCAGGAACTGCCGGTGAGAATCAGGGCCGCGACAGAAAATACCTTGCAAGGGCGGGTAAAGACTGTCAGTCTGGCCGCAGACCCCCGTACCAGATCCTATCAGGCCAGGGTGGAAATAATTTCAGGCCAGGCTGCCGTAAGACCGGGAATGACTGCGGCAATAGATATCCCCATCGAGAGAAAAACAGGCGTACTTGCCGTTCCTCTTTCAGCAGTGCTGGAGCGAGGCGGGCGAAATATCGCCTTTGTAGTCAAGGATAACAGGGCTGAAATCCGTGAACTGTCCTTAGGCGTGGCGGATCATCAAACAGTAGAAGTGGTTACAGGCTTAAACGAGGGTGAGCTATTGGTGGTAGCCGGCCAGCAGCTCTTGTCAGGCAATGACCTGGTGGCGATTCAAGAGGGAGGCCGGCAGCCATGA